A window from Ictalurus furcatus strain D&B chromosome 16, Billie_1.0, whole genome shotgun sequence encodes these proteins:
- the LOC128620123 gene encoding FMR1-interacting protein NUFIP2-like isoform X2 gives MDGDHQASVLKLYEVQNMREKEPALSLNGEVVLASGYITNGYSGKSADNDGSGSESGYTTPKKRRARRSSVKGTENNAGREKEKAPKIYSKQDTESSGQEMSGKALQSRTNCARTCHKPEVHAGVCKTGVQDASPVFEVQHRNSDSKNSLSLVGKKTSLVSKTKPVSSVSSKEDSWTLFKPPPVFPVDNSSAKIVPKISYASKVKENLNKATQASTETMQTSGKLSHVPMSAVKTVTSAGFANVPVSLDANGCFSVERSFASSASSNLAEEDVESVPDNLSSCSSAPEPPKSRFVYPHKPLNMQPPAAQTNQKALGDIFQNQWGLSFINEPNAGPDWDDASRPAAPFELSDVTFQGGNVPFLIQPSPNAVSLPEPQDVQRRTYGTAVAVKPCSAPRIASRDECKVECRSSDASYEDLDGESTRSYEGLSEVHTVKEQGGALGWGWADVQAAAIYHTKEFEYLLTLHKQDPKRVTYYEEVMDGPDH, from the exons ATGGACGGGGATCACCAGGCCTCTGTTTTAAAGCTTTACGAGGTTCAAAACATGCGGGAAAAAGAGCCGGCGTTATCTCTGAACGGAGAGGTGGTCCTCGCGTCCGGTTACATTACGAACGGGTACTCCGGCAAGTCCGCCGACAACGACGGGAGCGGCTCGGAGAGCGGGTACACGACGCCTAAAAAGAGGAGAGCGAGACGCAGCAGCGTGAAAGGTACGGAGAACAACGCCGGTCGGGAAAAGGAGAAAGCGCCGAAGATCTATTCTAAACAGGATACGGAATCTTCGGGCCAGGAGATGTCCGGGAAAGCGCTGCAGTCTCGTACCAACTGCGCCAGGACTTGCCATAAACCAGAGGTGCACGCAGGGGTTTGTAAGACGGGCGTTCAGGACGCAAGCCCTGTGTTCGAGGTGCAGCATAGAAACTCTGACAGCAAGAACTCTCTCAGTCTTGTTGGTAAAAAGACTAGTCTTGTTAGTAAAACCAAACCGGTCTCCTCAGTGAGCTCTAAAGAGGACTCGTGGACTTTGTTCAAGCCTCCTCCTGTGTTTCCGGTGGACAATAGCAGCGCCAAGATAGTCCCTAAAATCAGTTACGCAAGCAAAGTTAAGGAGAACCTCAACAAAGCGACGCAGGCCAGTACAGAGACGATGCAAACGTCTGGAAAGCTCTCGCACGTCCCCATGTCTGCTGTAAAAACAGTCACATCTGCGGGCTTTGCTAACGTCCCCGTGTCTCTCGATGCTAATGGGTGTTTCTCTGTGGAAAGGTCATTCGCATCTTCTGCCTCCTCTAACCTGGCCGAAGAGGACGTAGAGTCCGTTCCGGATAACCTGTCGTCTTGCTCGTCTGCTCCGGAGCCGCCGAAATCGAGATTTGTTTACCCGCACAAACCTTTAAATATGCAACCCCCTGCTGCTCAGACAAATCAGAAAGCTCTCGGGGACATCTTTCAGAACCAGTGGGGCCTGTCGTTCATCAACGAGCCCAACGCAGGCCCGGACTGGGATGACGCTTCTCGTCCGGCCGCGCCGTTCGAACTCTCGGACGTCACGTTTCAGGGCGGAAACGTCCCGTTCCTCATCCAGCCATCCCCGAACGCAGTTTCTCTCCCAGAGCCCCAGGACGTGCAGAGAAGGACATACGGGACCGCTGTGGCCGTGAAACCGTGTTCCGCTCCCCGTATTGCAAGTCGGGACGAGTGTAAAGTGGAGTGCAGGAGCTCAGACGCTTCTTATGAGGATTTGGACGGCGAGTCTACGAGGAGCTACGAGGGATTGTCCGAGGTGCACACTGTAAAAGAGCAGGGTGGAGCTCTCGGGTGGGGATGGGCTGATGTGCAAGCTGCTGCCATTTACCACACTAAAG AATTTGAATATCTTCTCACTCTTCACAAGCAAG ATCCAAAAAGGGTGACGTATTACGAGGAGGTCATGGACGGACCTGATCATTGA
- the LOC128620123 gene encoding FMR1-interacting protein NUFIP2-like isoform X1: protein MDGDHQASVLKLYEVQNMREKEPALSLNGEVVLASGYITNGYSGKSADNDGSGSESGYTTPKKRRARRSSVKGTENNAGREKEKAPKIYSKQDTESSGQEMSGKALQSRTNCARTCHKPEVHAGVCKTGVQDASPVFEVQHRNSDSKNSLSLVGKKTSLVSKTKPVSSVSSKEDSWTLFKPPPVFPVDNSSAKIVPKISYASKVKENLNKATQASTETMQTSGKLSHVPMSAVKTVTSAGFANVPVSLDANGCFSVERSFASSASSNLAEEDVESVPDNLSSCSSAPEPPKSRFVYPHKPLNMQPPAAQTNQKALGDIFQNQWGLSFINEPNAGPDWDDASRPAAPFELSDVTFQGGNVPFLIQPSPNAVSLPEPQDVQRRTYGTAVAVKPCSAPRIASRDECKVECRSSDASYEDLDGESTRSYEGLSEVHTVKEQGGALGWGWADVQAAAIYHTKEFEYLLTLHKQGKCPYITHSLVYHLDERNVERLATLRTTHAIFLFKTFRRRRDCRHEPSPESKKEFFICIY from the exons ATGGACGGGGATCACCAGGCCTCTGTTTTAAAGCTTTACGAGGTTCAAAACATGCGGGAAAAAGAGCCGGCGTTATCTCTGAACGGAGAGGTGGTCCTCGCGTCCGGTTACATTACGAACGGGTACTCCGGCAAGTCCGCCGACAACGACGGGAGCGGCTCGGAGAGCGGGTACACGACGCCTAAAAAGAGGAGAGCGAGACGCAGCAGCGTGAAAGGTACGGAGAACAACGCCGGTCGGGAAAAGGAGAAAGCGCCGAAGATCTATTCTAAACAGGATACGGAATCTTCGGGCCAGGAGATGTCCGGGAAAGCGCTGCAGTCTCGTACCAACTGCGCCAGGACTTGCCATAAACCAGAGGTGCACGCAGGGGTTTGTAAGACGGGCGTTCAGGACGCAAGCCCTGTGTTCGAGGTGCAGCATAGAAACTCTGACAGCAAGAACTCTCTCAGTCTTGTTGGTAAAAAGACTAGTCTTGTTAGTAAAACCAAACCGGTCTCCTCAGTGAGCTCTAAAGAGGACTCGTGGACTTTGTTCAAGCCTCCTCCTGTGTTTCCGGTGGACAATAGCAGCGCCAAGATAGTCCCTAAAATCAGTTACGCAAGCAAAGTTAAGGAGAACCTCAACAAAGCGACGCAGGCCAGTACAGAGACGATGCAAACGTCTGGAAAGCTCTCGCACGTCCCCATGTCTGCTGTAAAAACAGTCACATCTGCGGGCTTTGCTAACGTCCCCGTGTCTCTCGATGCTAATGGGTGTTTCTCTGTGGAAAGGTCATTCGCATCTTCTGCCTCCTCTAACCTGGCCGAAGAGGACGTAGAGTCCGTTCCGGATAACCTGTCGTCTTGCTCGTCTGCTCCGGAGCCGCCGAAATCGAGATTTGTTTACCCGCACAAACCTTTAAATATGCAACCCCCTGCTGCTCAGACAAATCAGAAAGCTCTCGGGGACATCTTTCAGAACCAGTGGGGCCTGTCGTTCATCAACGAGCCCAACGCAGGCCCGGACTGGGATGACGCTTCTCGTCCGGCCGCGCCGTTCGAACTCTCGGACGTCACGTTTCAGGGCGGAAACGTCCCGTTCCTCATCCAGCCATCCCCGAACGCAGTTTCTCTCCCAGAGCCCCAGGACGTGCAGAGAAGGACATACGGGACCGCTGTGGCCGTGAAACCGTGTTCCGCTCCCCGTATTGCAAGTCGGGACGAGTGTAAAGTGGAGTGCAGGAGCTCAGACGCTTCTTATGAGGATTTGGACGGCGAGTCTACGAGGAGCTACGAGGGATTGTCCGAGGTGCACACTGTAAAAGAGCAGGGTGGAGCTCTCGGGTGGGGATGGGCTGATGTGCAAGCTGCTGCCATTTACCACACTAAAG AATTTGAATATCTTCTCACTCTTCACAAGCAAGGTAAGTGTCCGTACATAACACACTCGCTTGTGTATCATCTGGACGAACGAAATGTAGAACGTTTAGCGACATTACGCACGACTCACGCGATCTTTCTCTTTAAGACTTTCCGCCGTCGTCGTGACTGTCGTCATGAACCCAGTCCCGAATCAAAAAAAGAGTTCTTCATCtgtatttactaa